The Methanobacterium sp. BAmetb5 genome includes a region encoding these proteins:
- a CDS encoding Lrp/AsnC family transcriptional regulator, whose product MAKSFILVDAEISKIKDVSSELDKTGLEVYPLFGDHDFIVITEFGDSKITANNLLEKIHPIDGVVKTKTLVGSDI is encoded by the coding sequence ATGGCTAAAAGTTTCATACTGGTTGATGCAGAAATCAGCAAGATAAAAGATGTCTCCAGTGAACTCGATAAAACTGGTCTTGAAGTTTATCCCCTGTTTGGTGACCATGATTTTATAGTTATCACTGAATTTGGAGATTCAAAAATCACTGCTAATAATCTGCTGGAAAAAATCCACCCCATTGATGGAGTTGTGAAAACAAAGACATTGGTTGGCTCTGATATTTAA
- a CDS encoding GNAT family N-acetyltransferase, translating to MSGDGYRESLAWKLIEFAEEKGFWTLQAIMFAENTISIDLHRKWGFRVVGTCERIGKMGNQWRDVVIMERHSKKVGL from the coding sequence ATATCAGGGGATGGGTATAGGGAATCTCTTGCTTGGAAATTAATCGAATTTGCTGAAGAAAAAGGATTCTGGACATTACAGGCTATTATGTTTGCTGAAAATACAATAAGCATTGATCTACACAGGAAATGGGGATTTAGAGTGGTTGGCACCTGTGAAAGAATAGGGAAAATGGGTAATCAATGGAGAGATGTTGTTATAATGGAAAGGCACAGTAAAAAAGTGGGATTGTGA
- a CDS encoding GNAT family N-acetyltransferase has translation MSKIYSKAVICGNANFELKLPLPEVWLKKCILGSVLVVREDHSKKTDPIRGWGSLSSVSNREVYWGVVEDSIYVDPEYQGMGIGNLLLGN, from the coding sequence GTGTCAAAAATCTATTCTAAAGCGGTAATATGTGGAAATGCAAATTTTGAATTAAAATTACCCCTTCCAGAAGTATGGCTTAAAAAATGCATTTTAGGAAGTGTTCTGGTAGTACGTGAAGATCATTCCAAAAAAACTGATCCCATACGGGGATGGGGCTCTTTATCTTCAGTATCCAATAGGGAAGTTTACTGGGGAGTTGTGGAGGATAGTATCTATGTGGATCCGGAATATCAGGGGATGGGTATAGGGAATCTCTTGCTTGGAAATTAA